In one Arthrobacter jinronghuae genomic region, the following are encoded:
- a CDS encoding helix-turn-helix transcriptional regulator — translation MGKSFGEKLRSARQELNLTQAQLGDGTFRPREISLLEAGRREPVPGAVSLLSDRLASGAATDRAGKQTALFLELSARQALDERDYGAACSLAGAAADAALAQGYPRSWWDMTYLAARCLCTTHAYRDCIGKASLLARHSLAAEYPYLKAQAETLLATAYQGTGELGSAVAHARRAVERVQESRLGAGAFLEACGTLVTTLAEAGGLNEAWAYCRTLVLPLLETGVGRQIEGKARWAVGTVAFRRGDIHTGLMHHRLAADLLEPGVDVELWARFNNATAAMRLGAGIHDNETLTCIEHAEAAMSAVGLYGPERLEADHSRGIWLDLNGEHTRAVWMLSGVYAHRSELSPQDSGELALHLGLALARTGLPDAGSTYLADSEQRFRSAGAKDRAAHAAALAHEMAAG, via the coding sequence ATGGGCAAATCATTCGGTGAAAAGCTGCGTTCGGCGCGGCAGGAGCTAAACCTGACGCAGGCTCAGCTGGGAGACGGGACCTTTCGGCCCCGTGAGATCTCGCTTTTGGAAGCCGGGCGGAGAGAACCCGTTCCGGGTGCGGTCAGCCTGCTCTCCGACCGCCTGGCCTCGGGCGCCGCCACGGACCGGGCAGGGAAACAAACGGCCTTGTTCCTGGAACTCAGTGCCCGCCAGGCGCTGGATGAGCGCGACTACGGCGCGGCATGCTCACTGGCGGGTGCCGCCGCGGATGCGGCACTGGCGCAGGGGTATCCGCGGTCCTGGTGGGATATGACCTATCTGGCAGCCCGCTGCCTTTGCACCACGCACGCCTACCGGGACTGCATCGGAAAGGCGTCCCTGCTGGCCCGCCATTCCCTGGCTGCGGAGTACCCCTACCTCAAGGCACAGGCGGAAACGCTGCTCGCCACCGCCTACCAGGGCACCGGGGAACTAGGTTCCGCCGTGGCACATGCCCGCAGGGCCGTAGAACGGGTGCAGGAATCCAGGCTCGGCGCAGGGGCTTTCCTTGAAGCGTGCGGGACGCTGGTAACCACGCTGGCCGAGGCGGGCGGACTGAACGAGGCCTGGGCATACTGCCGCACCCTGGTGCTGCCGTTGCTGGAGACGGGGGTTGGCCGGCAAATCGAGGGTAAAGCCCGCTGGGCAGTGGGCACCGTGGCCTTTCGCCGCGGGGACATCCACACCGGGCTAATGCACCACCGTCTTGCTGCGGACCTCCTGGAGCCGGGCGTCGACGTCGAGCTGTGGGCCCGCTTCAATAACGCCACCGCTGCCATGCGGCTCGGGGCGGGCATCCACGATAACGAGACGCTGACCTGCATAGAGCACGCCGAAGCGGCAATGTCGGCGGTCGGACTGTACGGTCCCGAACGGCTGGAAGCGGATCACAGCCGGGGCATCTGGCTGGACCTCAACGGCGAACATACGAGGGCCGTCTGGATGCTCTCCGGCGTGTACGCCCACCGGAGCGAGCTCTCTCCTCAGGACTCGGGCGAGCTGGCCCTTCACCTCGGCCTGGCCTTGGCACGAACCGGCCTGCCCGACGCCGGATCCACCTATCTGGCGGATAGCGAACAGCGCTTCCGCTCGGCCGGAGCCAAGGACCGCGCAGCACACGCGGCTGCCCTGGCCCACGAGATGGCAGCCGGGTGA
- the rsmA gene encoding 16S rRNA (adenine(1518)-N(6)/adenine(1519)-N(6))-dimethyltransferase RsmA, whose amino-acid sequence MRESEPAPRTPVPALLGASDIRALAEELGVRPTKTLGQNFVIDGNTIRRIVAAADLAPEETVLEVGPGLGSLTLGLLDAVESVVAVEIDPVLAGKLPSTVAQRRPEAAGRLHVVLGDGMRITELPKEPTALVANLPYNVAVPVVLHLLEHFPSLQHGLVMVQDEVADRMAAKPGSKTYGVPSVKAAWYAQMRKAGVIGMNVFWPAPKIASGLVGFVRHEPPQTRATREEVFAVIDAAFAQRRKTLRAALAGWAGSPAEAEKALRAAGVDPSARGEVLDITAFARIAEARKPLIA is encoded by the coding sequence GTGAGAGAATCCGAACCCGCCCCCCGAACACCTGTTCCCGCACTCCTCGGTGCCTCGGATATCCGGGCGCTGGCAGAGGAACTCGGAGTCCGCCCCACCAAGACCCTCGGCCAGAACTTCGTTATTGACGGAAACACCATCCGCCGGATTGTGGCTGCGGCCGACCTCGCTCCGGAGGAGACCGTGCTGGAGGTTGGGCCCGGCCTCGGCTCATTGACCCTCGGACTCCTTGACGCCGTCGAGTCGGTGGTGGCCGTGGAGATCGATCCCGTCCTTGCCGGCAAACTGCCGTCCACGGTTGCGCAGCGGCGTCCGGAAGCGGCCGGCCGGCTGCACGTGGTGCTCGGCGACGGCATGCGGATCACCGAACTGCCCAAGGAACCGACCGCACTGGTAGCCAACCTGCCCTACAACGTGGCCGTCCCCGTGGTGCTGCACCTGCTGGAGCATTTCCCGTCCCTGCAGCACGGCCTGGTCATGGTCCAGGACGAAGTGGCGGACCGGATGGCCGCCAAACCCGGTTCCAAGACCTACGGGGTGCCGTCGGTGAAAGCCGCCTGGTACGCGCAGATGCGCAAGGCCGGCGTGATCGGCATGAACGTGTTCTGGCCCGCTCCGAAGATTGCCTCCGGGCTGGTCGGGTTCGTCCGGCACGAACCGCCGCAGACGCGTGCCACCCGTGAAGAGGTCTTCGCAGTTATCGACGCCGCCTTCGCACAGCGCCGCAAGACGCTGCGCGCCGCCCTGGCCGGATGGGCCGGCAGCCCCGCCGAGGCGGAGAAGGCACTGCGCGCTGCGGGAGTGGATCCCAGTGCCCGCGGCGAGGTCCTGGACATCACGGCGTTTGCCCGGATCGCCGAGGCGCGGAAGCCGCTCATTGCCTGA
- a CDS encoding 4-(cytidine 5'-diphospho)-2-C-methyl-D-erythritol kinase, with translation MAAPRSVTVRTPGKINVSLKVGPLRPDGYHSVASVYLAVSLFEEVTATALETDEIQLTLSDPDGRLPQEGIPLDGNNLAARAARAVASRAGLAQAGVHLHITKRVPVAGGMGGGSADAAAALLACNELWNAGLTPAELAGLAAGLGADVPFALLGGAAAGLGVGDRLTPVPAPHRLHWVLVPAPYGLSTPQVYAAVDRLRSGTDVAEPTEVDPVILAALADGNTSALAGVLVNDLQPAALELAPGLRTVLEAGTRLGALAGMVSGSGPTLAFLAADEAAASALAAALRTEGHSALAVYGPAEGAVTAADTTAHQTYRK, from the coding sequence ATGGCCGCACCGCGCTCTGTTACCGTCCGGACCCCCGGCAAGATCAACGTGTCCTTGAAGGTGGGACCGCTGCGTCCGGACGGCTACCACAGTGTGGCCAGCGTCTACCTGGCTGTGTCCCTCTTCGAGGAGGTAACGGCCACGGCGCTGGAAACGGATGAGATCCAGCTGACGCTCAGCGATCCCGACGGGCGCCTTCCGCAGGAAGGCATACCTCTGGACGGGAACAACCTGGCTGCCCGTGCCGCCCGGGCAGTGGCGTCCCGGGCCGGCCTGGCGCAGGCAGGCGTGCACCTGCACATCACCAAACGGGTGCCGGTGGCCGGCGGCATGGGGGGCGGCTCCGCGGACGCCGCAGCCGCGCTTCTCGCCTGCAATGAGCTCTGGAACGCGGGACTGACGCCGGCTGAACTGGCCGGTCTGGCTGCCGGGCTCGGGGCCGATGTGCCGTTCGCCCTCCTTGGCGGTGCTGCTGCCGGGCTCGGCGTGGGGGACCGGCTCACCCCGGTACCGGCACCGCACCGGCTGCACTGGGTCCTCGTTCCGGCACCCTACGGGCTTTCCACCCCGCAGGTTTATGCCGCCGTCGACCGCCTCCGCAGCGGGACCGACGTCGCCGAGCCCACGGAAGTGGACCCGGTGATCCTTGCCGCCCTGGCGGACGGGAACACCTCCGCACTGGCGGGCGTTCTAGTCAATGACCTGCAGCCGGCGGCCTTGGAGCTTGCACCCGGACTTCGGACCGTTCTTGAGGCGGGGACCCGGCTCGGCGCCCTCGCCGGCATGGTTTCCGGTTCCGGCCCCACTCTGGCCTTCCTGGCGGCGGATGAAGCTGCTGCCTCCGCCCTGGCCGCCGCACTGCGCACCGAAGGCCACTCGGCCCTGGCCGTTTACGGGCCGGCCGAGGGTGCCGTCACGGCTGCCGACACCACCGCACATCAGACGTACAGAAAGTAG